The DNA segment CGGAGGTGCCGATGGAGCACGGTGCCGACCGCGTCATCGACGGCCCAACCCCGAAACACACGCAATTGCGCGAGATATTGCGCCGGTTGGCCGAACGCGAACTGGCTCCCGGCGCACCCATTCCCTCGGAAAGGGAACTCGCGCGGCGGTACGCCGTCTCGCGGCTCACGGTCCGCACCGCCATTGGAAAACTCGTCGACGAAGGTCTGTTGTCGAGGGTGCGGGGACGGGGTACCTTCACCGCGGCCAGGCGGATGGAGCTACAGCTGTCCCTCATGTCGTTCACCACGGAGATGCGACGGCGCGGCCTGCGGCCGAGTACCGAGATCCTTTCCACCGCAACGGAAGTACCGTCGGCCGAGACGGCGACCGCGCTACGGCTCGGCGACCGCGAGGTCGCCTCGAAACTCAGCAGGCTCCGCCTCGCCGACGGTGTTCCGCTTGCCGTCGAACGCGGCTGGTACCGCAGTGCCGCCGTGCCCGGCCTGTTCGACCTCGACCTGACGCAGTCGCTCTACGACCAACTGGCCAGGAATTACGACATCCGGTTCGACACTGCCTGGCAGACGGTGTGGGCGGAGGCCGCCGGCAGGGAAACCGCGCGGCTGCTCGGCATCAAGACCGGCAGCCCGCTTCTCGTCTTCCGCAGGATCTCCAGCGTGCGCGGAGAACCCGTCGAGGACATGACGTCCTGGTACCGGGGAGAGCACTACCAGGTGACCATGCAACTGGACCGGAACTCCCCGGAATCCGGCCCGCTGCCAAACCATGGAGGACGGCCATGAGTGCCACGTCAGCGGAATCGAAGAGCAAGGGCAGGAGGTTAGCGGGGCTGCAACGCTTCGGTCGCAGCCTGATGCTCCCGATCGCCACTCTGCCCGCGGCGGGCCTGCTGCTCCGGCTCGGCCAGGACGACATGCTCGGCCGGTGGTCGGCGACGCAGGACATCGCGAAGGTACTCGCGGCGGCGGGAGGCGGTCTCTTCGACTGGTTGCCTCTGCT comes from the Prauserella marina genome and includes:
- a CDS encoding GntR family transcriptional regulator, which produces MDASTEVPMEHGADRVIDGPTPKHTQLREILRRLAERELAPGAPIPSERELARRYAVSRLTVRTAIGKLVDEGLLSRVRGRGTFTAARRMELQLSLMSFTTEMRRRGLRPSTEILSTATEVPSAETATALRLGDREVASKLSRLRLADGVPLAVERGWYRSAAVPGLFDLDLTQSLYDQLARNYDIRFDTAWQTVWAEAAGRETARLLGIKTGSPLLVFRRISSVRGEPVEDMTSWYRGEHYQVTMQLDRNSPESGPLPNHGGRP